The window gaagagatctgaacagatctggaacaactaaacaagagagagacgagatctggtcaccaccaccacggctgcaaccaccaccaccatcaccacatgGCACCGgcgaggaggagggagagaggagagaaagagaggcgtgagagaagaagagggaagagggaaaagagaagcttgacggctagggtttccaagtctctctaaatctctgcagagcttcgctcaagtttcagaaaatgagagaaaagaaTGGGCTGCATCTCTTTATAAAGGAAAGGGTGAAGGGAACCCTAGGTTTTTTGTGaaatgggccgtagagaagcccattcttttatgaaaatttttgggccaggaaccgggccgttacaattctcccccacttgaatggaattcgtccccgaattctatATGTCGATACTCCAACTCTAACATCCTGAACCCGAATGGGTAAACAACTCGTCCTTTGAAATCTAATGGTTCATGCAACAGACCAGGTTCCATATTCCTCACGGAGATCCAACGTCCTCTTAATTCCCAAATCGATTCTCCATCAGCGTTCTCATCCCTAGATTGTTTTCATCTCATATGCATTTCCACATCACCACCACTCTTGTCGACGTAATTCTCTGATGGTCATGTACCTCTTCTATCCTTTCGTACAGCAGCTCATCATCAACAATTATATCTGCTAAGCGGTTTCTTGGATCATCTCAGGCTCGAGATTCTGATCTCCCCCACTTTGGTCCTACATAAGGGATTCAACATGGTTGTTCATACAATCCTCATAGGGGATATCCATTTGCTTGAGTCATAGCTAATGTCTTGCATGGATTCAACTAATATCTGATCCATTAACCAACTTCCTCTCTAAGCTCCACACACATGTACATCACATAGGTTGATTGCCATGTCCTTGGCGacccaacaacaaaaatatattgttatcatATTCCATTTCCATTTTGACACATAAAACTCTTGCATCAATCATATACGGCCTCACATCCCACTATTCTCAACTAACAAGTCTTAGTTGCAAAGCTCCATTAAAACCCTCTTGGCAGTTCCTCTTCGAATCCGGATAAATCTGTTTGCTGCCCACTACAATGGCCATTGCGACCGATAAACTTGTCCCATGATCTCTTCCTTCACCGTTGTGTGGTACCCAACCACATCTCCGTTGATTAACTTAGCGAGCACTTCATCTCATGAAACTTAACGAGCTACTCCACACCGAACATATCCTCGTCCTCTGAGTCCTTCGGTCTGGCCATGTTTTCCTTGATGAACGAACCTCCTATCATAGCCCTACTAGTTGTACTGGTTATACTGGTAGTACGCTCCCATCCATTATCACCTAGTGTGGTTCTTCTCGCACTTCCACTCTTGTCACAACGAAACCGCCTTGTGTTAATGACGATGTCGCAAGTTCTCCTTGGGCTCTGAGTATGTGATGCTTGGTTAGCCTATGATCTTCTTACACCAAACAATAGCTCTGCACCCTTTTAGATTAGTTCATGATCCCAGTAATCTTGCACGTTACAACTATTCTTCAGATCGGTTCTCATTTCCTTCAGGAAGCTGTGAATCAGTTCTCGCCCCCCTTAGAGAGTGCCTGACAATCTCCTCAGGGGTTATATCTTTATTGTATTCCCTTACAATCATGTCTCTCGGGCAGATATCCTAGAACTAACCCTCCATTAGATATATGTCATTCTTCGGGAAATACTTTCATTGACCTATGGCCTCAACTTGTTTCACTGCACCTCTAATGTTCCTCTAAACTCATGATATCCGCCACAACCTTCACGCTCTCGGTAGTTACATTAGTCGGGTTTCCATCTCTGGCTTTCCTCCAACCACTCCAACTCATGTGTCTGGCGATGGAACTTCATCAATGGACGTCACCGATGGGGTACCACCTTTCTCTTTATGATGCGCTGAGTCCGAGTGTAGTTCGGGTTCCACCATGCAGGTCCACGATACCCGTAATTGTCACTCTGGTCGATACTGGTTGTCgaagacatccttcaagtagacATCCGATCAGAACCATAATAGAAGTATAGATATAGTGGGTGGTTTTGAAATCGTTCATAACTTTCAGAAAAATCACAACTTtcagaaaaatcaaaacttttcacacactcttttcttttagttaaaacaattctctcttttcttttttttttttttttttttttaaacgtcggaaatgccgatcccttaggacagaactaagggatcttaacccgctctgataccaattgtaacagcccgatcccccggcgtccgaccggggttatcgaaggggcgttatggacacgtgtctactcatttagacaaccctacgtatcccgttactggtcccgagagacgagcgcataaccttctttgaaataccgtcacacccacatccatatacttctacttacagtcctgcgcacaggaaaaaatggaaatggaggggtgagcaacaagttactcagtgaagtggctctagaccagcctgcccgcatgacactctatactactctatgcgggaactaggaccgactagccactacaatcagttaatgcattttatcatttcctatcgtcatctgtaatttccacattaacttccattcatttctaacaacctagtgatcaatcaatacaatgatctcactcattgccacacaggtcaaaccctagacttaaccgactcatcttaccagtccaactcgatcctatgacacctttaactccccgttacccgaccatgatgCACGTTTTTATATCCCGCCTCTCGCGGTTGGCACACGTTCTTTTCATCAGTGGGTAGTCccaactaggcttctaccccatattcatgtggattcgccacatctcctatgggtgcttccatattcatgtggattcgccacatctcctatggatacctagcgtgaactgctgccacacatacttttcctcagtgggtagccccccactaggcttctaccccatattcatgtggattggccacatctcctatgggtgcttccatattcatgtggattcgccacatctcctatggatacctagcgtggactacttaccccacctactttccttagactctctatatgctttcccacccatgcttaaccttaacatcattctttcatacttttacttatcctttcacttccttatcgtttcCACTTAACCCTTCTCATTCCCAATTACTccccttttcattcatacttgtacttggactcaatcactagacgccacccgttatcggtgtcacacacaatacacatcgcattcaagttctacttcaataacttttataatCACTGCTCacctatcatcctagcatttatttctctctagcatcctaacttcaatcacaacaacacatgggacatcacaaccaaacatacaagtatcaactaccaatcaaccattaccacaacaattcaattcagttcatcaagtcccatttatcagtatgagggttcttatgcatcatgatccattcatctatcatcctagcaataccatgtactatcaacctaactcccaaacagggtctaagcaaacctaactccaacatataggagtatacagaaccatgaaagaaggttgggttcgaaacactccaccttagcctagatctggatctggaaacaaggatgaagagatctgaacagatctggaacaactaaacaagagagagacgagatctggtcaccaccaccacggctgcaaccaccaccaccatcaccacatgGCACCGgcgaggaggagggagagaggagagaaagagaggcgtgagagaagaagagggaagagggaaaagagaagcttgacggctagggtttccaagtctctctaaatctctgcagagcttcgctcaagtttcagaaaatgagagaaaagaaTGGGCTGCATCTCTTTATAAAGGAAAGGGTGAAGGGAACCCTAGGTTTTTTGTGaaatgggccgtagagaagcccattcttttatgaaaatttttgggccaggaaccgggccgttacaacaGAGTCGTCTCCTATGAGTGCCAAGACTGGTAGTAACCCGAGGAATATCACTCTGGAGTTGGAGAAACTTAGACAGAGGCTTTCGGATATGAGGTCTATTTTTGTATAGACTCGTGGAAGTGAAGAGTCAATGCGTAGATTAGAAATTCCCACCTCGTTATTGTCCagtcaagtttttttttaatttgtagagtCATGTAACAGTTATTGTTGGTATATCACTGAATTGTCCATGCATTATGTatgactttgttttttttaaattaatggaaAACACATGGAGAAATTATGTTGCTGAGTTTCTATACTGACTTTATGCGAAAATCCTGCAAGTTTATCTCTGTTAGTCTGTTACTAGTCTTCAGGTCTTGGTAAGTAAAGAGCATGATCCTCATTGAACTCTATTTAGACATATATCATGGCTTCGGCCTTCTCTTGTTTTTTCTCAGCTCTTCGTTGCACTTAGTTTACTTAATTTGCCCCCCTAACAAGAGCAGAAGTGACAACTTACAAAATACAAGGAGTTAATTAATCAGCTTCccctgtttttattttaatctttCACTGGCAGACAAGTACATAATAATATGTCTGCAGCTTACCAGTGAGAAACAAGCGGGAGCCTTCCAAGAAATCCTAACTCTCCTTCactataaaaacaaacaacacaATAACATGTTTCAGAGCAAGCTATAGAGACTGATTAAGATAACAGATGAACACAGGATAACAAGAAGAAGTCAGTTAATTATGACGTACCCCAATTGATATACTTAAGTCCAATATTAGAACCAAAACAATGTGTAGCTTTCTAACTCAAAAGAGAAGATACAACAGTTCAGATAAGAGGATGATGTTCAACTTACATTGTCGAATTTTGGTTCATAGTGATTTTTCTCTCTATGGAGACATGATGGAGAAATGCTTCACTATATCTTCTGGTTGTTAATTTAATCATTTACTGTGGGTGTCATCAGATAATAATATTAATCTCTGGCGAAGAAACAAAAACggtgaaaacaaaaaaaataaatagatagccCCATAGGAATTTGATTTGATGATCTGAAGATAAAGAGATGTATATAATCGTCAACTAGTAAATCTTCGTACGCGTTGCGTTAACAAACACTTCCAAAACAGGAAATAGAAGGGTAAAATCGTCAATTTAATAACAAACAAAGTTCCTTTTTCGACATTGCAATACTAGTTAGTGAGAGTCGAGCTATCTataaaaacagaaacaaaaagtGAGATCACCAGTTCTGTTCGTTACTACTATTATAATAACTCTTCTCTCTTTGGTCTATGACTATGATCAAACTAGGTGTTTTCGTTGTCTTACTCGTTTTCTTTCTCGCGGGAGTTGTTACACTTTCTCAAGGGTTTATAGAGACCAATCACACAGAGAAAGCAAAAGTGTGGCGTTTCAGAGACAAACCATCCATGAAGTTCGTCAAGTTTCTAGGCAAAGGTTCATACGGCTCCGTCCACCTCTACCGTCACACAACACACGATGGCTCAACCTCCTTCATCGCCACGAAGATCTCCTCGGACCGTCGGACTATCCAAAGAGAGTTTCGAGTACTCTCCCAGCTCAAAGGATCTCCTAGGATCGTGCGAGTGTTTAGCCGTTCTCTCCACGAACGACTCGACAGAATCGGAAACAGAGTCTACGAGATACCTATGGAATACGCTTCTGCAGGTACTCTTTCCAGTTTCATCCGTGCTAACAAACAGTTGAATGATTCGACCGTCAAAGATTTTACTAGGATGATACTTCAAGGTTTGGTCTCGGTTCATAGTGACGGTTATGTTCACTGCGATCTTAAACCGGGCAATCTCCTTCTCTTTCCGGTTTATGATCATCAGCAAACATCGACTAATCACACTTATGAACTGAAGATTGCGGATTTTGGATTGGCGTTGAAGGAAGGAGAGGAAGAATCCGATAATAGGAAGTACCATTCTCCCTATGTGGGAACTCCTTTCTACATGTCTCCCGAGTCTGTCCGTGATGGTACTGTCGGGAAAGCCCTAGATTTATGGTCCTTGGGTTGCATTGTTCTCGAGATGTACACTGGTAAGCGTCCGtggtcagaggttagtttttatGATCTTGAATATTTTTTAGGGGAGGACAAAAAGGTACCTGAGATTCCAGACACTGTGCCGTCTGATGCAAGGCAGTTTCTGGACAAGTGTTTTGCAGTGAAACCTGAAGATAGAGGAACCGCTTCCGAGTTGTTGTTGCATCCGTTTCTGGTCGGAGATGATAAGAAGACTGTTTGATGACACCATCATGCTAAATTAGAAGATAATGCTACTAGAAACAAGGCATTGAAAGTGAGGATTATTTCATTGAAGCTCCCACTGTTTAAAAGAGTATACAATAAACCCCTAAAGCTGAAGATTCTTCCTCCAAGACCTCCAAGTTCCACTTTTGTTCCCGTTCATTAGAGTTTAATTACTGGAAAAGCATTATTAGTAAATAACTAAATACCACTGTAACAAatgtttattcttttttttttttgcaatttctATTTGTAATTGATATCAGTATAATTCCACTTTTTCTATGTCCAGTTTAAAGTTAATACCCCAAGAACAGACTACAGATGTTTCTAGTATATTAAACGATCATATCTTAAAAGATGTTCTCAGACAATAGTCAATATAGCCTTTAAGTACGTAGTTGGAACGAGTCATGTCATTATAGTGCAATATGCAAATAACATGCACATATGCTAATAACGCCCAACCAGTACTGTGTTAGTAGGAAAACAAAAAACCTCAGAAGAATGTGTTTTTCCTAGAGCAAacgtttttgtgtgtttttgctaAAGTAAACGTTTTTGGGTGGTTTACCAAAAGGGCTAATTGGCTTACTAGCCACATTTTGGTGAGAACTCAAGGAAATGGACATGATTTTGACATTATGTAGTCACTAGCTTTTTGCCTTGATTTTTGCCGGTTATAACCTTATATATAATAGGTTACCGGTTCTTTCACATGGAAAAAATAACGTGGTGGTTTTCTGTCCCCTAATAACAATGGAACATTTTTGGAAGGGCGTGCATAAACCAtattcaaaatcaaaagaaagaaaagatgcAGAGATAGGAGTTGATGATAAGTAAGTGTAAAAGACAATGTTAAACAAACGGAGAATCCAGAAACTGTAGTTCCATACTATATATTGTAGATAGAATAATATAAAGACAAATATAGTTCCAATTGAAAGAGCATCTACATTGGACAGTTGAAATATGCATGATAGACGCAAAGTATGTAATACTTTATCAAAAATGAAGTCATATATTGCCAAAATAAGTAAGATATTGCAAAAATATAAGTTACCATCTTATCTTCCCTTCATAACACTGCAAAGAAAGTTTAATTTCTATTTTACAAGTAGTACTACATATAATAGAgaatactattttttatatcGTATAACTATTCCATATGGTAACATAACCATTTCATTTATGAAGTTGGAAGCAGATCAAACACAACATACTGGTGGCCAGTAAAATGCATTACCATTCTACATGAGGCATATAGAATAGAAATAGTAAAAATGTATTTACAATCTAAAGATCAtcttaacatatttttcaaatgcTGATATGGTCATACCTTCATGGAAGGTGGTAATGCTTGCCCCAATGCCAACTCCATCGTACATAAACTAAACCCTATCAACTatcactaaaccctacataaaaatataaactctaaTCTAATGTCAATTTCAATCTTCCATAAATTAAACCTTAgccactaatcactaaaccctatatggaaatataaaccctaatccaatgtcaaccccaatctttcataaactaaaGCCCCAAGTAACATGCATTTCCATTCTACATGAgttatagaatataaaatgTGACAAACGATATAGcacagtacatatatatatatatatattgttcaaattttgaaatgtcTATGATTGTAGGGGCAAATATTATGTACTATGTTATATCGGTAAACTAAATCCACGTGCGATAATACAAGGGACATGTATTTACATTCTTCATCAGCCACATGAAATACAAAGCTAATGAGAATGGTAATATAATATTTGAgagtaaacactaaacccaagttaaaaaaatataaaccccaATACATATGTAACCCAAATCTTTGTGAAATTAAATCCACATGTCATATTATTGAGAATATGTATCTATATTCCTCATGACCAACATGAAATACAAAGCTAATGGGATTGGTAATAGAACACTTGAtagtaaacactaaacccaagttaagaaaatataaatccCAATACATAGGAAACCCAAATCTTATGGAAATATAAACCTCATGAGCCACATGAAATTTGCAGTGGGAAACGTAGGTACAATCTCATACGAATGTTATTCCATATAATTGTGCtgtgtatttattattttaaatgttcCATTCCATATACCGTATACTATGTTACTTGGATACAAATCTAATGGGGAAGTGGTAAAACTACACTTGACATTAAACACCTAACACAAGTTGATGACAACTATTTCATATGAAAGAGTAGGAGGATGCCACGTACACCACCTGATTTACCAAGATATTTTCACCGTGTAAATTTAAACAATGTGTATAAGGTAATGATTACGGGAAGGGAATTGTGTATTATAAAATTACGAGAAGACTTTTATTCCATTGGAACGGTACTATTTAAAATGGCACTATGTGTATAGTAGATCAAGCATTGAGCACCATGATATACAAAGATAAAGGAGATGGTAACCAAACAATTGATAATAAATACTAAACCCAAGTTAGAAAATTATAAACCCTAATCCCTAGACAACCCAAATTTAAATAGAGAGGGACTGCAAATACCTCATATATGAACACCAAACGTACAAACTTACACAACCCAATTCCAAATTTAAATAGAGAGGGACTGCAAATAAGATCATTTCCATTTCATATACACTGAATCAAATAGAAATAGAGGCACTTACAAGTGCAAAGTCTTGAATAGCATACCGAATTTGTTTCCCACGAAAAGCCACCAAAGTTCGAAGTTCTTCTCATTGG is drawn from Brassica rapa cultivar Chiifu-401-42 chromosome A05, CAAS_Brap_v3.01, whole genome shotgun sequence and contains these coding sequences:
- the LOC103867912 gene encoding mitogen-activated protein kinase kinase kinase 17-like, whose amino-acid sequence is MTMIKLGVFVVLLVFFLAGVVTLSQGFIETNHTEKAKVWRFRDKPSMKFVKFLGKGSYGSVHLYRHTTHDGSTSFIATKISSDRRTIQREFRVLSQLKGSPRIVRVFSRSLHERLDRIGNRVYEIPMEYASAGTLSSFIRANKQLNDSTVKDFTRMILQGLVSVHSDGYVHCDLKPGNLLLFPVYDHQQTSTNHTYELKIADFGLALKEGEEESDNRKYHSPYVGTPFYMSPESVRDGTVGKALDLWSLGCIVLEMYTGKRPWSEVSFYDLEYFLGEDKKVPEIPDTVPSDARQFLDKCFAVKPEDRGTASELLLHPFLVGDDKKTV